Proteins from a single region of Halorubrum sp. 2020YC2:
- the nuoL gene encoding NADH-quinone oxidoreductase subunit L, translated as MVNAFAYVPAIVLLPFFSFLVALGAGRYLPKGGAFGGIAATAGSFLLSIWVAATVAGGRAYNETLYYWASEGGAGIGPTDIELTFGVLIDPLSALMLVIVTLVALLVHVFSLGYMNDEGETGLPRYYAGLGLFTASMLGFVVADNLLMAFMFFELVGLCSYLLIGFHFREPGPPSAAKKAFLVTRFGDYFFLVGVVAVFATFGTAQFAGPESFPALADAALNGSGSVAWTPGGLELGTWLTVVGLLVLGGVVGKSAQFPLHTWLPDAMEGPTPVSALIHAATMVAAGVYLVARMYGFYVLTPTTMAVIAFIGGFTALFAATMGLVKDELKQVLAYSTISQYGYMMLALGAGGYVAAVFHLTTHAFFKALLFLGAGSVIIAMHHNEDMWDMGGLRSKMPVTYYTFLAGSLALAGIFPFAGFWSKDEILYEALVHGLNDPLLLGGYLMGLLAVPVTAFYTFRMVFLTFHGEPRSDTARDPEPVGWNVKGPLTVLGSLAVVTGLINMVPVQKVLGLEGIDLLHRWLDNEWGGIEGLSSHHYANLSPYSSGTLVGGEAGTVLVGAAVSLGFALLGLGLAWRLYNVASPTEHTAKLGGVKDVLYNNYYLDEVQVWLAYRTEDVAGGADVFDQGIIDGVVNGVSSVSLTGGGRVRKLQSGVVSQYAALLTFGLVALLLVLGATGGWFQ; from the coding sequence ATGGTGAACGCATTCGCATACGTTCCGGCGATCGTACTCCTCCCGTTCTTCTCGTTCCTGGTCGCGCTCGGCGCGGGCAGGTATCTCCCGAAGGGGGGCGCCTTCGGCGGTATCGCGGCGACCGCGGGGTCGTTCCTGCTGTCTATCTGGGTCGCGGCGACCGTCGCCGGCGGCCGCGCGTACAACGAGACGCTGTACTACTGGGCGAGCGAGGGCGGCGCGGGGATCGGTCCGACGGACATCGAACTCACGTTCGGCGTCCTGATCGACCCGCTGTCGGCGCTCATGCTCGTCATCGTGACGCTCGTGGCACTCCTCGTCCACGTGTTCTCGCTCGGCTACATGAACGACGAGGGCGAGACTGGCCTGCCGCGTTACTACGCCGGCCTCGGCCTGTTCACGGCGTCGATGCTCGGATTCGTCGTCGCTGACAACCTGCTGATGGCGTTCATGTTCTTCGAGCTGGTCGGGCTCTGCTCGTACCTGCTCATCGGCTTCCACTTCCGGGAGCCGGGCCCGCCGTCGGCGGCGAAGAAGGCGTTCCTCGTCACCCGCTTCGGTGACTACTTCTTCCTCGTCGGCGTCGTCGCGGTGTTCGCGACGTTCGGCACGGCGCAGTTCGCCGGTCCCGAGTCGTTCCCGGCGCTCGCTGACGCGGCGCTCAACGGCTCCGGGTCGGTCGCGTGGACGCCCGGCGGCCTCGAACTCGGGACGTGGCTGACCGTCGTCGGCCTGCTCGTCTTAGGCGGCGTCGTCGGCAAGTCCGCGCAGTTCCCGCTTCACACGTGGCTCCCCGACGCGATGGAGGGCCCAACGCCGGTCTCGGCGCTCATCCACGCCGCGACGATGGTCGCGGCCGGCGTCTACCTCGTCGCGCGGATGTACGGGTTCTACGTGCTGACGCCGACGACGATGGCGGTCATCGCGTTCATCGGCGGCTTCACCGCCCTGTTCGCGGCGACGATGGGACTGGTGAAAGACGAACTGAAGCAGGTGCTCGCGTACTCCACCATCTCGCAGTACGGCTACATGATGCTCGCGCTCGGCGCGGGCGGGTACGTGGCCGCGGTCTTCCACCTGACCACCCACGCGTTCTTCAAGGCGCTGCTGTTCTTAGGCGCCGGGTCGGTCATCATCGCGATGCACCACAACGAGGACATGTGGGACATGGGTGGGCTGCGGTCGAAGATGCCCGTCACCTACTACACCTTCCTGGCCGGGTCGCTGGCGCTCGCGGGCATCTTCCCGTTCGCCGGCTTCTGGTCGAAAGACGAGATCCTCTACGAGGCGCTCGTCCACGGCCTCAACGACCCGCTGCTGCTCGGCGGCTACCTGATGGGGCTGCTCGCGGTGCCCGTCACCGCCTTCTACACCTTCCGGATGGTGTTCCTGACCTTCCACGGGGAGCCGCGGAGCGACACCGCCCGCGACCCCGAACCCGTCGGGTGGAACGTGAAGGGACCGCTGACGGTCCTCGGGTCGCTTGCGGTCGTCACCGGCCTCATCAATATGGTGCCGGTCCAGAAGGTCCTCGGACTGGAGGGCATCGACCTGCTCCACCGCTGGCTCGACAACGAGTGGGGCGGTATCGAGGGCCTTTCCTCGCACCACTACGCGAACCTGAGTCCGTACAGTAGCGGCACCCTCGTCGGCGGCGAGGCCGGGACCGTCCTCGTCGGCGCGGCCGTCTCGCTCGGCTTCGCGCTGCTCGGACTCGGACTCGCCTGGCGGCTCTACAACGTTGCGTCGCCGACGGAACACACCGCCAAGCTCGGCGGGGTCAAAGACGTGCTGTACAACAACTACTATCTCGACGAAGTACAGGTCTGGCTCGCGTATCGAACGGAAGACGTCGCGGGCGGCGCGGACGTCTTCGATCAGGGAATCATCGACGGCGTCGTCAACGGCGTCTCCTCGGTGAGCCTGACCGGCGGCGGTCGGGTCCGGAAGCTCCAGTCCGGCGTCGTCTCGCAGTACGCCGCGCTGCTCACCTTCGGGCTCGTCGCGCTGCTGCTCGTGCTCGGCGCGACCGGGGGGTGGTTCCAGTGA
- a CDS encoding complex I subunit 1 family protein, with product MGTAPAQLFPEFIVDTLGLDSVIGEVAASLVAAFVVGNIILAFTGVAGPWAKRKITAAFTDRIAVDRIGPYGLLIIPAAAVQLLAKELIIPEGVDRPSWDIAPILLPASALLGFSVIPMGQLGPINLHLADPEVGFALVFAFASIASVSLVMAGYASNNKYSLLGGLRAVAQNLAYEIPLIVTAMSAVIFAGTLQMSGIVGAQTETLATIGGIAIPSWYAFVNPFAFVLFLTANMAEIGRNPFDIPEAPTEIVGGYQTEYSSAYFVLFYLGEFVHIFLGGAILAVTFLGGASGPGPESIGFIWFVVKIWGFFLFTQWARAAIPRVRIDQLIEIGWKGMLVLSFANLVLTAVIVGVIA from the coding sequence ATGGGCACGGCGCCCGCGCAGCTGTTCCCCGAGTTCATCGTCGACACGCTCGGGCTCGACAGCGTGATCGGCGAGGTCGCGGCCTCGCTCGTCGCCGCGTTCGTCGTCGGGAACATCATCCTCGCGTTCACGGGCGTCGCGGGCCCGTGGGCGAAACGGAAGATCACGGCCGCGTTCACCGACCGGATCGCGGTCGACCGGATCGGCCCCTACGGGCTGTTAATCATCCCGGCGGCCGCGGTCCAGCTGCTCGCGAAGGAGCTGATCATCCCCGAGGGCGTCGACCGCCCCTCGTGGGACATCGCGCCGATCCTCCTCCCGGCGTCGGCGCTTCTGGGCTTCTCCGTCATCCCGATGGGACAGCTCGGCCCGATCAACCTCCACCTCGCGGACCCGGAGGTCGGCTTCGCGTTGGTGTTCGCGTTCGCCTCCATCGCGTCCGTCTCGCTGGTGATGGCCGGCTACGCGTCGAACAACAAGTACTCGCTCCTCGGCGGCCTCCGCGCCGTCGCGCAGAACCTCGCGTACGAGATCCCGCTCATCGTCACGGCGATGTCGGCCGTCATCTTCGCCGGCACGCTCCAGATGAGCGGTATCGTCGGCGCGCAGACGGAGACGCTCGCGACGATCGGCGGCATCGCCATTCCGTCGTGGTACGCGTTCGTGAACCCGTTCGCGTTCGTGCTGTTCCTCACGGCGAACATGGCGGAGATCGGACGGAACCCGTTCGACATCCCCGAGGCGCCGACGGAGATTGTCGGCGGGTACCAGACGGAGTACTCCTCGGCGTACTTCGTCCTCTTCTACCTCGGAGAGTTCGTCCACATCTTCCTCGGCGGGGCGATCCTCGCCGTGACGTTCCTCGGCGGCGCCTCCGGGCCCGGCCCGGAGAGCATCGGCTTCATTTGGTTCGTGGTGAAGATCTGGGGCTTCTTCCTGTTCACGCAGTGGGCCCGCGCGGCGATACCCCGCGTCCGGATCGATCAGCTGATCGAGATCGGCTGGAAAGGTATGCTGGTGCTGTCGTTCGCGAACCTGGTGCTCACGGCCGTAATCGTGGGGGTGATCGCGTAA
- a CDS encoding NADH-quinone oxidoreductase subunit I: MIGLMKSMATTMKHALDGKTFTVEYPEDAPEVSPRFRGVHKFSQERCIWCRQCENVCPNDTIQIVQDDQRNGEQYNLHIGQCIYCRLCEEVCPVDAILLTQNFEFTADTKDDFVFNKEQLKNVPWYKGIDPLESRNPDRGAWIGEGDGEVDYQ; this comes from the coding sequence ATGATCGGACTCATGAAATCCATGGCGACGACGATGAAGCACGCGCTGGACGGCAAGACGTTCACCGTGGAATACCCGGAGGACGCGCCGGAGGTCAGCCCCCGGTTCCGCGGGGTCCACAAGTTCAGCCAGGAGCGGTGTATCTGGTGTCGGCAATGCGAGAACGTCTGCCCGAACGACACGATCCAGATCGTTCAGGACGACCAGCGCAACGGCGAGCAGTACAACCTCCACATCGGGCAGTGCATCTACTGCCGGCTCTGCGAGGAGGTCTGTCCCGTCGACGCTATCCTGTTGACGCAGAACTTCGAGTTCACGGCGGACACGAAGGACGACTTCGTGTTCAACAAAGAACAGCTCAAAAACGTCCCGTGGTACAAGGGAATCGACCCGCTGGAGTCCCGCAATCCCGATCGCGGCGCGTGGATCGGGGAGGGCGACGGCGAAGTCGACTACCAGTAG
- a CDS encoding NADH-quinone oxidoreductase subunit A: MSDWIAIGALAVVGLLIPIAMMTVSALLRPSVPETGKSTTYESGETPTGGTRIRFNIQYYMVALLFVVFDIETVLLFPWAVIYRPAVQAGVPMADLLWPMLAFVGVLAVGLVWAWRSGVISWARSPRATNRKTTEDIN, encoded by the coding sequence ATGAGCGATTGGATAGCGATTGGCGCCTTGGCGGTCGTCGGCCTGCTCATCCCGATAGCGATGATGACAGTGTCGGCGTTGCTCCGTCCGAGCGTGCCTGAGACCGGTAAAAGTACCACCTACGAGTCCGGCGAGACCCCGACTGGCGGGACGCGGATCCGGTTCAACATCCAGTACTACATGGTCGCGCTGTTGTTCGTCGTGTTCGACATCGAGACCGTGTTGCTGTTCCCGTGGGCGGTCATCTACCGCCCGGCCGTTCAGGCCGGCGTTCCGATGGCCGACCTGCTGTGGCCGATGTTGGCGTTCGTCGGCGTTCTCGCGGTCGGACTCGTCTGGGCGTGGCGGTCGGGTGTGATCAGCTGGGCCCGCAGCCCCCGCGCGACCAACAGAAAGACGACGGAGGACATCAACTAA
- the nuoK gene encoding NADH-quinone oxidoreductase subunit NuoK, translating into MSAVVSSIPPTWYLLLASAVFCIGLFGVLTRRNALYFLMSVELMMNAANINFVAFAWYYGNLTGQVFALFVIALAAAEVAIGIGIILVLYRNFGTTDVTVPAEMRW; encoded by the coding sequence GTGAGCGCCGTCGTGTCCTCTATCCCTCCGACGTGGTACCTGCTGTTGGCGTCGGCAGTGTTCTGTATCGGACTGTTCGGCGTGCTGACGCGGCGGAACGCGCTGTACTTCCTCATGAGCGTCGAGCTCATGATGAACGCGGCCAACATCAACTTCGTCGCGTTCGCGTGGTACTACGGCAACCTCACCGGGCAGGTGTTCGCGCTGTTCGTCATCGCGCTCGCCGCCGCGGAGGTCGCCATCGGAATCGGCATCATACTCGTGTTATACCGCAACTTCGGTACGACAGACGTGACCGTTCCAGCGGAGATGAGGTGGTAA
- a CDS encoding NADH-quinone oxidoreductase subunit B translates to MSSDQPFITDESQVVTETRDARMTGQGDRFNSRLREAFGSSPFILTKFDKFLNWCRGSSMFMLQFGIACCSIEMMHTYAVKHDLDRFGSGVPRASPRQADVMIVPGTIVSKFAPRMKRVYDQMPEPKFVVGMGSCTISGGPFQEGYNVIKGAEEVIPIDIHVPGCPPRPEALVYGVVKLQERVANGEAAPVTVKPYELEEFSDLERDELVDKLSDQIDDDELVMRYNFADSP, encoded by the coding sequence ATGAGCAGCGATCAACCGTTTATCACCGACGAATCGCAGGTCGTCACCGAGACCAGAGACGCCCGGATGACCGGGCAGGGCGACCGATTCAACTCCCGGCTCCGCGAGGCGTTCGGCTCGTCGCCGTTCATCCTCACCAAGTTCGACAAGTTCCTGAACTGGTGTCGGGGCTCCTCGATGTTCATGCTGCAGTTCGGCATCGCCTGCTGTAGCATCGAGATGATGCACACCTACGCGGTGAAACACGACCTCGACCGCTTCGGGTCGGGCGTCCCTCGCGCCTCGCCGCGGCAGGCCGACGTGATGATCGTCCCCGGGACGATCGTCTCGAAGTTCGCCCCGCGGATGAAGCGCGTGTACGACCAGATGCCCGAGCCGAAGTTCGTCGTCGGCATGGGCTCGTGCACCATCTCCGGCGGCCCGTTCCAGGAGGGGTACAACGTGATCAAGGGCGCCGAGGAGGTCATCCCGATCGACATCCACGTCCCCGGCTGCCCGCCCCGCCCCGAGGCGCTCGTGTACGGCGTCGTGAAGCTGCAGGAGCGCGTCGCAAACGGCGAGGCCGCGCCCGTCACCGTCAAGCCGTACGAGCTGGAGGAGTTCTCGGACCTCGAACGCGACGAACTCGTCGACAAGCTGTCCGACCAGATCGACGACGACGAGCTCGTCATGCGGTACAACTTCGCTGATTCGCCATGA
- a CDS encoding NADH-quinone oxidoreductase subunit J — MVYATIAFGLFAAVTLAFALGVVLARDVFHAALLLGGALTSVAVHYVMLRAEFIAAMQILVYVGGVLILVTFAVMLTRSDSETEVSSA, encoded by the coding sequence ATGGTTTATGCCACCATCGCGTTTGGGCTGTTCGCCGCGGTCACGCTGGCGTTCGCCCTCGGGGTCGTCCTGGCGCGCGACGTGTTCCACGCCGCGCTGCTTCTGGGCGGAGCCCTCACGAGCGTCGCGGTGCACTACGTGATGCTGCGGGCGGAGTTTATCGCCGCCATGCAGATCCTCGTCTACGTGGGCGGGGTCCTCATCTTGGTCACGTTCGCCGTGATGCTCACGCGGTCGGATTCCGAAACGGAGGTGAGTAGCGCGTGA
- a CDS encoding NADH-quinone oxidoreductase subunit D, translating to MSLERPDTVDDGAVERTPDELEALLGDLVVDRDDHLNAPGFVIRPDTVQETLRTLKEQAGYDHLSVVSAQEYENRYESIYHLKKYDDPTQEVSIVVPADKDNPVSESAEPVFRTADWHEREAYDLIGIEYDDHPDLRRILLPETWQGHPLSMDYDKDRPQIATLPEHANPLEDHHKDAESDTMFLNIGPHHPATHGVLHLKTVLDGEQVADVEPDIGYLHRSEEQMAQSGTYRHQIMPYPDRWDYISAGLLNEWAYARAAEDLADIEVPEYAQVIRTMGAEMCRIAAHMLALATFALDINGDFTATFMYAINDRERVQNLLEDLTGQRLMFNYFRLGGVVWDLPEPRDEFFSKTRDFLDQLPESVEEYHNLITSNEIFQMRTVDTGVLPPEVAKNYGATGPVARASGVDYDLRRDDPYGYYDELDWDVVTEDGCDNFSRLLVRMREVEESAKIIEQCVDLLEEWPEDERTIQANVPRTLRPDDDTEIYRAVEGAKGELGIYIRADGTDKPARFKIRSPCFSNLQTLPEMANGEYIPDVIAALGSLDIVLGEVDR from the coding sequence ATGAGCCTCGAACGACCAGACACCGTCGACGACGGCGCCGTCGAGCGGACGCCCGACGAGCTGGAGGCGCTGCTGGGCGACCTCGTCGTCGACCGCGACGACCACCTGAACGCGCCCGGCTTCGTCATCCGCCCGGACACCGTTCAGGAGACGCTTCGGACCCTGAAAGAGCAGGCGGGGTACGACCACCTCTCCGTCGTCTCCGCACAGGAGTACGAGAACCGCTACGAGTCGATCTACCACCTGAAGAAGTACGACGACCCCACTCAGGAGGTCAGCATCGTCGTCCCCGCGGACAAGGATAACCCGGTCTCGGAGTCGGCCGAGCCGGTCTTCCGCACCGCCGACTGGCACGAGCGGGAGGCGTACGACCTGATCGGGATCGAGTACGACGACCACCCCGACCTGCGTCGGATCCTGCTGCCCGAGACGTGGCAGGGCCACCCCCTGTCGATGGACTACGACAAGGACCGGCCGCAGATCGCCACGCTGCCGGAGCACGCGAACCCGCTGGAGGACCACCACAAGGACGCCGAGTCCGACACGATGTTCCTCAACATCGGGCCGCACCACCCGGCGACCCACGGCGTGCTCCACCTGAAGACGGTCCTCGACGGCGAGCAGGTGGCCGACGTCGAGCCGGACATCGGCTACCTCCACCGCAGCGAGGAGCAGATGGCGCAGTCCGGGACGTACCGCCACCAGATCATGCCGTACCCGGACCGCTGGGACTACATCTCGGCGGGGCTGCTCAACGAGTGGGCGTACGCCCGCGCGGCCGAGGACCTCGCGGACATCGAGGTGCCGGAGTACGCGCAGGTCATCCGGACGATGGGCGCGGAGATGTGCCGGATCGCCGCGCACATGCTCGCGCTCGCCACGTTCGCGCTCGACATCAACGGCGACTTCACGGCGACGTTCATGTACGCCATCAACGACCGCGAGCGCGTCCAGAACCTCCTCGAGGATCTGACGGGTCAGCGGCTGATGTTCAACTACTTCCGGCTCGGCGGGGTCGTCTGGGACCTGCCGGAACCCCGCGACGAGTTCTTCTCGAAGACCCGGGACTTCCTCGACCAGCTCCCGGAGTCCGTCGAGGAGTACCACAACCTGATCACGTCCAACGAGATCTTCCAGATGCGGACGGTCGACACCGGGGTCCTCCCGCCGGAGGTCGCGAAGAACTACGGCGCGACCGGCCCGGTCGCCCGCGCCTCGGGCGTCGACTACGACCTGCGTCGCGACGACCCGTACGGCTACTACGACGAGCTCGACTGGGACGTCGTCACCGAAGACGGCTGCGACAACTTCAGCCGGCTGCTCGTCCGGATGCGCGAGGTCGAGGAGTCCGCGAAGATCATCGAGCAGTGCGTCGACCTGCTCGAGGAGTGGCCCGAAGACGAGCGGACGATTCAGGCGAACGTGCCGCGCACGCTGCGCCCGGACGACGACACGGAGATCTACCGCGCCGTCGAGGGCGCGAAGGGCGAACTCGGGATCTATATCCGCGCCGACGGGACTGACAAGCCGGCTCGGTTCAAGATCCGCTCGCCGTGCTTCTCGAACCTCCAGACGCTACCGGAGATGGCGAACGGGGAGTACATCCCCGACGTCATCGCCGCGCTCGGTAGCCTCGACATCGTCCTCGGGGAGGTGGACCGCTGA